A single window of Acidimicrobiia bacterium DNA harbors:
- a CDS encoding acyl-CoA dehydrogenase family protein, producing MEFALSPRTEELQERLRAFIDERVEPAVPVYREQVEVAGDPHFHPPVMEELKTEARARDLWNLFLPNPRFGPGLSNVEYAPLCEQMGRTLLAAEATNCSAPDTGNMEILAEFGTPLQQEQFLRPLLDGEIRSCFAMTEPWVASSDATNIQSRIERDGDHYVVNAHKWWTSGAASSRCKVAVLMGVSNPDADPYHRHSMVLVPLDAPGVKIVRTLPVFGHDAGGGHCETLYEDVRVPAEYLLGEEGGGFAIAQARLGPGRIHHCMRAIGMAERALELMCARAQQRVAFGRHLADNNVVQERVAESRIEIEQARLLTMKAAWLMDTVGNKGARFEIAAIKVVAARVATTVIDRAIQLFGGAGVSDDWPLAQLYTHARTLHLVDGPDEVHRQQIARRELRRYEAFRV from the coding sequence ATGGAGTTCGCCCTCTCCCCCCGCACCGAGGAGCTGCAGGAGCGCCTCCGGGCCTTCATCGACGAGCGGGTGGAGCCGGCGGTGCCGGTGTACCGCGAGCAGGTCGAGGTGGCCGGGGACCCGCACTTCCACCCACCCGTCATGGAGGAGCTGAAGACCGAGGCTCGGGCCCGCGACCTCTGGAACCTGTTCCTTCCGAACCCGCGCTTCGGGCCCGGGCTGAGCAACGTCGAGTACGCGCCGCTCTGCGAGCAGATGGGCCGGACGCTGCTCGCGGCCGAGGCGACGAACTGCTCGGCGCCGGACACCGGGAACATGGAGATCCTCGCCGAGTTCGGGACGCCGCTCCAGCAGGAGCAGTTCCTGCGCCCGCTGCTCGACGGCGAGATCCGGTCGTGCTTCGCGATGACCGAGCCGTGGGTGGCGAGCAGCGACGCCACGAACATCCAGAGCCGAATCGAGCGTGACGGCGACCACTACGTGGTCAACGCCCACAAGTGGTGGACCAGCGGCGCGGCCTCGTCACGCTGCAAGGTGGCCGTCCTCATGGGCGTCTCGAACCCCGACGCTGACCCGTACCACCGCCACTCGATGGTGCTCGTCCCGCTCGACGCTCCGGGCGTGAAGATCGTGCGCACCCTGCCCGTGTTCGGCCACGACGCCGGGGGCGGCCACTGCGAGACGCTCTACGAGGACGTGCGGGTGCCCGCCGAGTACCTGCTCGGCGAGGAGGGCGGCGGCTTCGCGATCGCCCAGGCTCGGCTCGGACCCGGCCGGATCCACCACTGCATGCGGGCGATCGGCATGGCCGAGCGCGCCCTCGAGCTGATGTGCGCCCGCGCCCAGCAGCGGGTGGCGTTCGGTCGCCACCTCGCCGACAACAACGTGGTCCAGGAGCGCGTCGCCGAGAGCCGCATCGAGATCGAGCAGGCCCGGCTGCTCACCATGAAGGCGGCCTGGCTCATGGACACGGTCGGGAACAAGGGCGCCCGGTTCGAGATCGCGGCGATCAAGGTGGTGGCGGCGCGGGTAGCGACCACGGTCATCGACCGGGCGATCCAGCTGTTCGGCGGCGCCGGCGTCTCGGACGACTGGCCCCTGGCCCAGCTGTACACGCACGCGCGCACGCTGCACCTCGTCGACGGGCCGGACGAGGTGCACCGCCAGCAGATCGCCCGCCGGGAGCTCCGCCGCTACGAGGCCTTCCGGGTGTGA
- a CDS encoding TIGR03619 family F420-dependent LLM class oxidoreductase, with protein MKVRVGFGLGVQGLRDDGRFGELVDGLEGCGFDSLWLSERAGGDAPDPLVGLSFAAGRTRRLKLGTSVQVLPGRNPALLAKAWASLDRLSGGRALPAFGLGNPVAAEHQAFGVPRDERAARFDEALPLVRRLWTEDHVDHDGVHFHYRDLTVRPKPVQRPLDVWLGGRAPSELRRCGRLGDGWLASFSTPADCKAGRPVIEDAAATVGRAIDPEHFGAMVVYAHDEIPPAMRDRLARLRPELDAAELVAVGLPALRERLDAFVEVGFSKLVLVALAEPDDWRRELEQVGHAVLDVQT; from the coding sequence GTGAAGGTCCGCGTCGGCTTCGGGCTCGGGGTCCAGGGCCTGCGCGACGACGGTCGCTTCGGCGAGCTCGTCGACGGGCTCGAGGGGTGCGGCTTCGACTCGCTCTGGCTCTCCGAGCGGGCGGGCGGCGACGCCCCCGACCCGCTCGTCGGGCTGTCCTTCGCCGCCGGCCGCACCCGCCGCCTGAAGCTCGGCACCAGCGTCCAGGTGCTCCCGGGCCGCAACCCCGCGCTCCTCGCCAAGGCCTGGGCCAGCCTGGACCGGCTGTCCGGCGGGCGGGCGCTGCCGGCCTTCGGCCTCGGCAACCCGGTGGCGGCCGAGCACCAGGCCTTCGGCGTGCCGCGCGACGAGCGCGCGGCGCGCTTCGACGAGGCCCTGCCCCTCGTCCGTCGGCTCTGGACCGAGGACCACGTCGACCACGACGGCGTCCACTTCCACTACCGCGACCTGACCGTGCGGCCGAAGCCGGTCCAGCGACCCCTCGACGTCTGGCTCGGTGGCCGGGCCCCGAGCGAGCTGCGCCGATGCGGCCGCCTCGGCGACGGGTGGCTGGCCAGCTTCAGCACGCCCGCCGACTGCAAGGCGGGGCGCCCCGTGATCGAGGACGCCGCCGCGACCGTCGGCCGGGCGATCGACCCCGAGCACTTCGGCGCCATGGTCGTCTACGCCCACGACGAGATCCCGCCGGCGATGCGCGACCGCCTGGCGCGGCTCCGCCCCGAGCTCGACGCCGCCGAGCTGGTGGCGGTCGGCCTGCCGGCCCTGCGGGAGCGCCTCGACGCCTTCGTCGAGGTCGGCTTCTCGAAGCTGGTGCTCGTCGCCCTCGCCGAGCCCGACGACTGGCGCCGCGAGCTCGAGCAGGTCGGCCACGCCGTGCTCGACGTCCAGACCTGA
- a CDS encoding DMT family transporter: MTLPVVLALLAGLCYAIASVVQQRVAAQQPEELSLSPRLVLALARRPLWLLGIGVDIAAYLLEAAALGRGSVLVVGPLLASGLLFALPLASFRTGRRVTRREMIPAVLITAGLALYVEVGAPAGTASHASHLEWAIAAAAVIAATTVLVTLGRRARKPGRRATYYGIATGVVYSLTAVLTKATVDRLNGRVLPILGHWQLYALLLASVVGLVLNQSAFQAGHVAASLPAISVTNPVLASIMGVVLFDEHLNAHGLVAWSVAGAAIVAMLVGTYWLARSPLVTEEVAGVPAVEV; the protein is encoded by the coding sequence GTGACGCTGCCGGTCGTCCTCGCGCTGCTTGCCGGTCTCTGCTACGCGATCGCGTCGGTCGTCCAGCAGCGCGTCGCCGCCCAGCAGCCCGAGGAGCTCTCGCTGTCGCCGCGGCTCGTCCTGGCGCTGGCTCGACGCCCGCTCTGGCTCCTCGGCATCGGGGTCGACATCGCGGCCTACCTCCTCGAGGCGGCGGCGCTCGGCCGGGGATCCGTGCTGGTCGTCGGCCCGCTGCTCGCCAGCGGGCTCCTGTTCGCGCTCCCGTTGGCGTCGTTCCGAACCGGTCGGCGCGTCACCCGCCGGGAGATGATCCCCGCGGTGCTCATCACCGCCGGCCTCGCGCTCTACGTCGAGGTCGGGGCACCGGCCGGCACCGCGTCCCACGCCTCGCACCTCGAGTGGGCAATCGCGGCCGCCGCCGTGATCGCCGCGACCACGGTGCTGGTGACGCTCGGCCGGCGCGCTCGGAAGCCCGGGCGGCGGGCCACGTACTACGGCATCGCGACCGGCGTCGTGTACAGCCTGACCGCGGTGCTCACGAAGGCAACGGTCGACCGGCTGAACGGGCGGGTGCTGCCGATCCTCGGGCACTGGCAGCTCTACGCGCTGCTGCTGGCCTCGGTCGTGGGGCTCGTGCTCAACCAGAGCGCCTTCCAGGCCGGGCACGTGGCCGCGTCGCTCCCGGCGATCTCGGTCACGAACCCGGTGCTCGCCTCGATCATGGGCGTGGTGCTCTTCGACGAGCACCTGAACGCGCACGGGCTCGTCGCGTGGTCGGTGGCCGGCGCCGCGATCGTCGCCATGCTGGTCGGCACGTACTGGCTCGCTCGATCGCCGCTGGTGACCGAGGAGGTCGCCGGCGTGCCGGCGGTGGAGGTCTAG
- a CDS encoding polysaccharide deacetylase family protein — protein MTPALVGRGRDDHVALTFDDGPDPASTPAFLAELDRRGWRATFFMLGAMARQAPSLAAEVAAAGHEVAVHGDEHRNMLRRTPRAARDDIRRATDTIADLAGVEPVWFRPPFGVLSLGALAGARRAGLTTVLWTTWGRDWRRESTPETVVAEVLRRYVVGGTVLLHDSDCESYPGSWRSALGALAPLAEQLGDRGLEVGPLRDHGLVSRRAPMSV, from the coding sequence GTGACGCCGGCCCTGGTCGGGCGCGGCCGCGACGACCACGTGGCGCTCACCTTCGACGACGGGCCGGACCCGGCGTCGACCCCGGCCTTCCTCGCCGAGCTGGACCGTCGCGGCTGGCGGGCCACCTTCTTCATGCTGGGCGCGATGGCCCGCCAGGCGCCGTCGCTCGCCGCCGAGGTGGCCGCCGCCGGCCACGAGGTCGCCGTCCACGGTGACGAGCATCGGAACATGCTCCGGCGCACGCCCCGGGCCGCCCGCGACGACATTCGGCGCGCGACCGACACCATCGCCGACCTGGCCGGCGTCGAGCCGGTGTGGTTCCGGCCCCCCTTCGGCGTCCTGTCACTTGGGGCGCTCGCCGGTGCTCGACGGGCCGGTCTCACCACGGTGCTGTGGACCACCTGGGGACGGGACTGGCGGCGGGAGTCGACCCCGGAGACCGTGGTGGCCGAGGTGCTCCGCCGCTACGTCGTCGGCGGGACCGTCCTGCTCCACGACTCGGACTGCGAGTCCTACCCCGGTTCGTGGCGCTCGGCGCTCGGCGCTCTGGCGCCCCTGGCCGAGCAGCTCGGTGACCGCGGCCTCGAGGTCGGGCCGCTCCGCGATCACGGGCTGGTGAGCCGGCGGGCACCGATGAGCGTCTGA